A single genomic interval of Candidatus Jordarchaeales archaeon harbors:
- a CDS encoding ABC transporter ATP-binding protein produces the protein MSLRLESVCKSYPLPTPLMMLIRGKRRSLQVLKDVNLEVDDGELFVVLGPTGCGKTTLLNVIAGLTRQERGHVFIDGKLVDNLPPEKRNVGMVFQDFALFPHMTVLENVTYGLKVRGVKESEAARRAREVLEELGISGLEDRMPSSLSGGEKQRVSLARALVTEPRLLLLDEPLSSLDPQSRNTARELILRVHKSTGITMVYVTHSLVDARVLADRVALMRDGSIEQVGSMKELMERPRSSFVASFMNLGNVLSGVVELHDQDSGVTLLNVEGYTIAIPYNPELERGRTVSFLVRPEDIIVARSKPETSARNILEATVTDVLPQGPFIRIVASAGGFKVEALMTKVSAKDLDINREEKVYLAFKASSVQLLG, from the coding sequence ATGTCCTTAAGGCTCGAGTCTGTTTGCAAGTCCTACCCGCTGCCAACCCCCCTCATGATGCTTATCAGAGGGAAGAGGAGGAGCCTTCAAGTGCTCAAGGATGTCAACTTGGAGGTCGACGATGGGGAGCTCTTCGTGGTTCTCGGGCCGACGGGCTGCGGGAAAACAACGCTCCTCAACGTGATAGCAGGTTTGACGAGGCAGGAAAGAGGGCACGTGTTCATTGATGGAAAGCTTGTAGACAACCTCCCCCCGGAGAAGAGGAACGTGGGCATGGTCTTCCAGGACTTCGCCCTGTTCCCCCACATGACGGTCCTCGAAAACGTCACCTACGGTTTGAAGGTGCGCGGAGTTAAGGAGAGCGAGGCTGCTAGGAGGGCTAGGGAGGTATTAGAGGAGCTGGGCATCAGTGGACTTGAGGACAGGATGCCGTCGTCTCTTAGTGGCGGCGAGAAGCAGAGGGTTTCCTTAGCTAGGGCGCTTGTAACGGAGCCCCGCCTCCTTCTACTTGATGAGCCGCTAAGCAGCCTCGACCCTCAGTCTAGGAACACCGCCAGAGAGCTGATTCTCAGGGTTCATAAAAGCACTGGTATAACGATGGTTTACGTTACACATAGCCTTGTGGATGCGCGTGTACTAGCAGACAGGGTTGCCTTGATGAGGGATGGATCAATAGAGCAAGTTGGAAGCATGAAAGAATTAATGGAGCGTCCTCGAAGCAGCTTCGTGGCGTCCTTCATGAACCTTGGGAACGTGTTGTCAGGTGTTGTCGAGCTGCACGACCAGGATAGCGGCGTCACCCTGCTCAACGTTGAGGGCTACACCATTGCGATACCATACAATCCGGAACTAGAGAGGGGTAGAACCGTCAGCTTCTTGGTGAGGCCGGAAGACATCATCGTAGCTAGGTCTAAACCGGAAACGAGCGCACGCAACATCCTGGAAGCCACGGTAACTGATGTACTTCCGCAAGGCCCATTTATTAGGATTGTTGCTTCAGCTGGAGGGTTTAAAGTTGAAGCATTGATGACGAAAGTCTCAGCTAAGGATCTAGACATTAATAGGGAGGAAAAAGTGTACTTGGCGTTTAAAGCGTCATCAGTACAGCTTTTAGGTTAA
- a CDS encoding ABC transporter permease, with protein sequence MTHQSEEVKVGCRREIPLFTLCVILLGFSFFAAVFLAPIGTLVYSLLNPAYADPASLQRLYGFLASGDFEAFLSELWNYAGNPILSAFQDEVLVSALRVSLVTSTVSCLVCTCFGLPLAYLLARYNFPGRHVLKALVELPIVLPPVVVGISLILLLGPNTPLGSLLKQVGLELVFTWRGIILAQIFVASPFFIRSAITSFEEVPVSLELAARSLGASRFKVFRSVTLPLSARGLAAGWATMWARAMGEFGATIMLSNNIPGQSYTLTTAIYWRFWAGGIYHSIAASLILLAVSFLVLLALKVFVER encoded by the coding sequence TTGACGCATCAAAGCGAAGAGGTCAAAGTTGGGTGCAGGCGTGAAATTCCGCTTTTCACGCTCTGCGTGATATTGCTGGGCTTTTCCTTTTTCGCCGCAGTTTTTCTCGCGCCCATAGGCACGCTGGTCTACTCGTTGCTAAACCCAGCCTACGCAGACCCAGCATCCCTCCAACGATTGTACGGTTTCCTCGCGTCCGGGGACTTCGAAGCCTTTCTTTCAGAGCTCTGGAACTACGCTGGGAACCCTATCCTTTCAGCGTTCCAAGACGAAGTTTTGGTGAGCGCGTTGAGGGTCAGCCTCGTAACATCTACTGTTTCATGCCTGGTCTGCACATGTTTCGGCCTCCCCTTAGCCTACCTGCTCGCCCGCTACAACTTCCCCGGGAGGCATGTGCTTAAAGCGCTCGTCGAGCTCCCCATTGTTCTCCCGCCCGTCGTAGTAGGCATAAGCTTAATCTTGCTACTCGGACCCAACACCCCGCTCGGCTCCCTCTTAAAGCAGGTTGGATTAGAACTGGTCTTCACTTGGCGCGGGATAATACTGGCTCAAATATTCGTCGCGTCACCCTTTTTTATCCGGTCCGCGATAACTTCCTTCGAAGAGGTCCCGGTAAGCCTTGAACTTGCTGCGAGAAGCTTGGGGGCATCTAGGTTCAAGGTTTTCCGCTCAGTTACGCTCCCCCTCTCAGCGAGGGGGCTAGCCGCCGGCTGGGCTACCATGTGGGCTAGGGCTATGGGCGAGTTTGGTGCGACCATAATGCTCTCAAACAACATCCCGGGGCAAAGCTACACTCTAACCACTGCTATATATTGGAGGTTTTGGGCTGGAGGCATCTACCACAGCATCGCAGCGTCCCTGATACTCCTCGCTGTGTCGTTCCTAGTCCTCCTGGCGTTAAAAGTCTTCGTTGAGAGGTGA
- a CDS encoding extracellular solute-binding protein produces MAVHNEVRRMLLPRRSKITLVALLVLVGSSAYGVYLQELQWGYPFGGYIEVHVLCAGSLANVMSELADAFEARYPYVKIHFFARGSLECARLVKAGARCDVVFVSDYMVVEEELFKSYVPGLARRYCDWWVVFARNEIVLALAPGNPAGLDEKNWYWKLADPNIVKKWGRANPDSDPCGYRTLIVFNICDAYYPDHRDEYPGYPQAGIVQTLYLANPGNVFVAAKEFDLLVALQTGRLDAGWTYLSLAKQHGLPYIRLPRNVSLGDPSSEFNEWYSRFTITTESGKTYRGSSIAYAASIPTTASNPYWATIFLRFVLTEGSSIIERNYQPVVSPPILMGNAHLAPLQIREVCVEG; encoded by the coding sequence ATGGCTGTTCATAACGAGGTTAGAAGGATGCTCCTCCCACGTAGGTCGAAGATAACTCTGGTAGCCCTACTCGTTCTGGTCGGCTCCTCCGCGTACGGCGTATACTTGCAGGAGCTCCAGTGGGGTTATCCGTTTGGAGGTTACATAGAAGTGCACGTGCTGTGTGCAGGGAGCCTGGCGAACGTGATGAGCGAGCTTGCCGACGCCTTTGAAGCCAGATATCCCTACGTGAAGATTCACTTCTTCGCGCGCGGCTCTCTCGAGTGCGCCCGCTTGGTGAAAGCCGGGGCGCGGTGCGACGTGGTCTTTGTGTCAGACTACATGGTGGTGGAGGAAGAACTGTTTAAAAGCTACGTTCCCGGCCTCGCAAGGCGCTACTGTGACTGGTGGGTTGTCTTCGCTAGGAACGAGATAGTTCTCGCGCTAGCCCCCGGAAACCCCGCCGGGCTCGACGAGAAAAACTGGTACTGGAAGCTTGCAGACCCAAACATAGTTAAGAAATGGGGGAGGGCGAACCCCGACAGCGACCCGTGTGGCTACAGGACGCTCATAGTTTTCAACATATGTGACGCCTACTACCCAGATCACAGAGACGAGTACCCGGGGTATCCTCAGGCCGGCATAGTTCAAACGCTGTACTTAGCTAACCCTGGGAACGTTTTCGTGGCTGCGAAGGAGTTCGATTTACTTGTCGCGCTTCAAACCGGCCGGTTGGACGCCGGCTGGACGTACCTCTCCCTAGCCAAGCAGCACGGGCTCCCCTACATAAGGTTGCCTAGAAACGTCAGCCTGGGGGATCCGTCGAGCGAGTTCAACGAGTGGTACTCGCGTTTCACGATCACTACGGAGAGCGGTAAAACCTACCGTGGTTCATCAATAGCTTACGCTGCCTCCATTCCTACCACCGCCAGCAACCCGTACTGGGCTACTATCTTCCTGCGCTTCGTGCTGACGGAGGGGTCATCGATAATTGAGAGAAACTACCAACCGGTGGTCTCACCACCCATCCTAATGGGTAACGCTCACCTTGCACCTCTCCAAATAAGAGAGGTGTGCGTGGAGGGTTGA
- a CDS encoding alanine--glyoxylate aminotransferase family protein, translating into MDLLMFTPGPTEVPLRVLRAMVRELQNPDLDEGFAEFYDGLCGKLKRIMRTSGDVIIHSGEAIMGLEAAVYSLVNPGEKVLTMTSGVYGDGFINFVRMYGGVPVEVRVEYDEVVFPEKVEETLRREKDVSVATLVHCETPSGTLNPLEEIGRICEEHGVLLVVDAVSSVGGVNVDVDRWGVDICIVGSQKCFSAPPGLGIMTVSEKAWEKMEERRGKMGGFYLNVLVWRDWWFEKRIFPYTHSVSLLYALDEACNIILEEGLEKVFRRHEVVAKATREGVKAMGLKLFPKSEDYCSPTVTAVESPRGVNEAELRRRMREKYGVMIAGSWGKLAGRVFRLGHMGYNAQPSKALVALAALSRALSDMGFPSKTREALSAAEDVLYGD; encoded by the coding sequence TTGGACTTGCTGATGTTCACTCCTGGGCCCACTGAGGTTCCATTAAGGGTTCTTAGGGCTATGGTGAGGGAGCTGCAGAACCCTGACTTGGATGAGGGGTTCGCCGAGTTCTACGACGGGCTTTGTGGTAAGTTAAAGAGGATTATGCGTACCAGTGGAGATGTCATAATTCACTCTGGTGAGGCGATAATGGGGCTTGAGGCGGCTGTCTATAGCTTGGTCAACCCGGGCGAGAAGGTTTTGACCATGACTTCCGGCGTTTATGGCGATGGTTTCATAAACTTCGTGAGGATGTATGGTGGCGTGCCTGTCGAAGTTAGAGTGGAGTACGATGAGGTTGTCTTCCCGGAGAAAGTTGAGGAGACTTTGAGGAGGGAGAAGGATGTGAGTGTTGCGACGCTCGTGCACTGTGAGACGCCCAGTGGGACGCTTAACCCTCTTGAAGAGATAGGGAGGATATGTGAGGAGCATGGGGTTCTACTTGTGGTTGACGCTGTGAGCAGTGTTGGGGGGGTGAACGTCGACGTTGACAGGTGGGGGGTGGACATTTGCATAGTTGGGTCCCAGAAGTGTTTCAGCGCGCCTCCCGGGCTTGGCATAATGACTGTGAGCGAGAAGGCTTGGGAAAAGATGGAGGAGAGACGGGGGAAGATGGGTGGCTTCTACTTGAATGTCCTTGTTTGGCGCGACTGGTGGTTTGAGAAGAGGATTTTTCCATACACGCACTCCGTTTCCCTGCTTTACGCCCTCGACGAGGCTTGCAACATTATTCTCGAGGAAGGACTGGAAAAAGTCTTCAGGAGGCACGAAGTTGTGGCGAAGGCCACGCGTGAAGGCGTTAAAGCGATGGGGCTCAAGCTTTTCCCGAAGTCGGAGGACTATTGTTCTCCCACGGTTACAGCTGTCGAGTCCCCTAGGGGGGTAAACGAGGCTGAACTGAGGCGTCGGATGAGGGAAAAATATGGGGTGATGATAGCTGGTAGCTGGGGGAAGCTGGCGGGCAGAGTGTTCAGGCTTGGGCACATGGGTTATAACGCTCAGCCATCGAAGGCGCTTGTGGCACTCGCGGCACTTTCACGTGCACTGTCGGACATGGGGTTCCCTTCGAAGACGCGGGAGGCGTTGAGCGCGGCTGAAGACGTCCTTTACGGCGACTAG
- a CDS encoding DHHA1 domain-containing protein, whose translation MKVAVHGTDCDGIISAALILLKDPDAEILFVNNPKDALSLMETLDVVADLPKSPNCKANIDHHESNYRKLVEEGRLTEKDLVIPSAPAAAKLVAEYFNLKGGVADELVEMAVAADTGKHTDKTLKLDRVIKFLHDDDEGRRRLAKILAEKGASFIEDEWFKEQYSKLKDIEKLEEWLNSVVASLGNVNGALVFVDEVDAVPYYMAKDIAHKLLAKGCSAVIVAYKNPESPGKVKLSVRVGEESSIDARIITEPFGGGGHAKAAGATVEEKDMLWLLRAFAEHSQTKTVLYLRLQPPNPAASG comes from the coding sequence TTGAAGGTCGCAGTTCACGGCACTGACTGTGACGGTATAATATCTGCTGCTCTAATCCTGCTCAAGGACCCAGATGCGGAAATCCTGTTCGTGAACAATCCAAAGGACGCCTTATCATTAATGGAGACTTTAGACGTCGTAGCAGACCTACCTAAGTCTCCAAACTGCAAGGCTAACATCGACCACCACGAAAGCAACTACCGCAAGTTGGTTGAAGAGGGACGCCTCACAGAGAAAGACCTAGTCATACCATCCGCTCCCGCTGCAGCTAAGCTCGTTGCCGAGTACTTTAACCTCAAGGGTGGCGTCGCCGACGAACTAGTTGAAATGGCGGTTGCAGCGGACACAGGCAAGCACACCGATAAGACCCTCAAACTTGACAGGGTGATAAAATTCCTCCATGACGACGACGAAGGTAGAAGGAGGCTAGCAAAAATCCTAGCGGAGAAAGGTGCATCCTTCATTGAAGACGAGTGGTTCAAAGAACAGTACTCGAAATTAAAGGACATCGAGAAACTCGAGGAATGGCTTAACTCAGTAGTAGCCTCCCTGGGAAACGTTAACGGCGCCCTCGTGTTCGTCGACGAGGTCGACGCAGTCCCCTACTACATGGCCAAGGACATAGCCCACAAGTTGCTCGCCAAAGGGTGCAGCGCAGTAATCGTGGCCTACAAGAACCCGGAAAGTCCGGGGAAAGTTAAACTATCCGTAAGAGTTGGAGAAGAAAGCAGTATTGACGCGAGGATAATAACCGAGCCCTTCGGAGGCGGGGGGCACGCGAAAGCTGCAGGGGCAACTGTTGAGGAAAAAGACATGCTGTGGCTTCTCCGCGCATTTGCCGAGCACTCGCAGACAAAAACAGTCTTATACCTAAGGCTCCAGCCGCCAAACCCGGCGGCGTCAGGCTAG
- a CDS encoding helix-turn-helix domain-containing protein gives MRDPKELLVYLLLRSMKEATLDELAEAAGIPRRNAIRILRSFIRRGVAREVGGKVLFNPQRPKGFKAPFGGEVIELSVSVDRDFMNVGEVKVHRGGELVASMPCVFSEEGFVVDLSDFLAFYSDAAKRSGSPFSVKKAYNVFRRLMEGRGNVKNAGQWEIDAALGAILICGAISEELGLDYVMTTIDSASIPRRVEGKELEEIKSTTGIDIVAGYSFPTKHGRGLLLFDKAGKIYFSIKGELLADLEVKEEENIIEIDFTKLIEAYAKVAEKKKMCFSVEKVVDNFFAMLENEGKIEDYLKLVNRDEGLLLEAMYRISVIFMRLKGKDVTAKVAYPSSS, from the coding sequence TTGAGGGACCCTAAGGAGCTACTTGTCTACCTCCTTCTTCGCTCGATGAAAGAGGCCACTCTGGATGAGCTTGCTGAGGCTGCGGGGATCCCGCGTAGGAATGCTATTAGGATCCTTAGGTCGTTTATTAGGCGTGGGGTTGCGAGGGAAGTTGGGGGAAAGGTGCTTTTCAACCCTCAACGTCCCAAAGGGTTTAAGGCTCCCTTCGGCGGTGAAGTCATCGAACTAAGCGTTTCGGTGGATAGAGACTTTATGAACGTTGGGGAGGTAAAGGTTCACCGGGGAGGAGAGCTCGTAGCTTCCATGCCGTGCGTGTTTAGCGAGGAGGGGTTCGTTGTCGACCTAAGCGACTTCCTCGCGTTCTACAGCGACGCTGCAAAGAGGAGCGGTTCACCCTTCTCGGTCAAGAAGGCGTACAACGTTTTCAGGAGACTAATGGAGGGGCGGGGAAACGTTAAAAATGCAGGACAGTGGGAGATAGATGCCGCCCTCGGAGCCATACTGATTTGCGGAGCTATATCGGAGGAGCTTGGACTAGACTATGTAATGACCACGATAGATTCGGCGAGCATCCCTAGGAGGGTCGAAGGCAAGGAGCTCGAGGAGATTAAAAGCACCACGGGGATCGACATTGTAGCAGGCTACTCTTTCCCCACGAAGCATGGCAGAGGGCTTCTGCTATTCGATAAAGCAGGCAAGATCTACTTCTCAATCAAGGGGGAGCTTTTAGCCGACCTAGAAGTCAAAGAGGAGGAGAACATTATAGAGATAGACTTCACGAAACTGATTGAGGCTTACGCCAAGGTTGCCGAGAAGAAGAAAATGTGCTTCTCGGTTGAAAAAGTGGTTGACAACTTTTTCGCAATGCTTGAAAACGAGGGGAAGATTGAAGACTACTTGAAGTTGGTGAACCGTGACGAAGGCCTCCTCCTGGAGGCAATGTACAGGATAAGCGTGATATTCATGAGACTTAAAGGTAAGGACGTCACGGCGAAGGTTGCCTATCCGTCCTCCAGCTAG
- a CDS encoding metallophosphoesterase family protein, with product MKVVAFSDIHGNVAVLRDARERIINRVEPDVVVLCGDITHLGGAEVALQVLKVLEGLRVYYVWGNMDSVGRNLQLPLEGMECIHGKVVSFKGVDFVGLSANFDPKILSSIQKGEKPMVVVSHEPPRGCCDKAWNGMNIGNKYLKSFVESVMPDIVFCGHVHESRGRCQLGNTIVVNVGKCSEGGAVATIDKGSVEVTLI from the coding sequence ATGAAGGTGGTGGCTTTCTCCGACATTCACGGAAATGTCGCCGTGCTGAGGGATGCAAGGGAAAGAATTATTAACCGGGTTGAGCCGGACGTCGTCGTTTTGTGTGGAGACATAACCCATCTTGGGGGAGCTGAGGTCGCACTACAAGTTTTAAAGGTGTTAGAGGGTCTCCGCGTGTACTATGTCTGGGGTAACATGGACTCCGTGGGCCGCAACCTGCAGCTCCCACTAGAGGGCATGGAGTGCATTCACGGGAAAGTGGTGAGCTTCAAGGGAGTAGACTTCGTCGGTCTCAGCGCTAATTTCGACCCCAAAATCCTTTCCTCGATACAGAAAGGCGAGAAGCCTATGGTCGTCGTTTCCCACGAGCCTCCAAGAGGGTGCTGCGACAAAGCCTGGAATGGGATGAACATTGGAAACAAGTATCTCAAGTCTTTCGTGGAGTCAGTTATGCCGGACATAGTTTTCTGCGGCCACGTGCACGAGTCCCGGGGGCGCTGCCAGCTAGGCAATACGATCGTGGTAAACGTTGGCAAGTGCTCTGAGGGGGGCGCCGTCGCAACCATAGACAAAGGGTCGGTTGAGGTAACTCTCATCTAG
- a CDS encoding secondary thiamine-phosphate synthase enzyme YjbQ has product MEVYSSRIEVRSKKRIEVQDITNEVQAKLRESGIKDGVLFLFSLHTTNTLVLNEGEPGLMGDLERWVGETFARPDYKHDLIDRNAAAHIAASITGNSLVLPVEDGRLVLGAWQRILHLELDGPRTRTLLVKVIGKEG; this is encoded by the coding sequence TTGGAGGTTTACTCGTCGAGGATAGAGGTTAGAAGTAAAAAGAGGATTGAAGTTCAAGACATAACTAACGAGGTCCAGGCTAAGCTTAGGGAGTCGGGTATAAAGGATGGCGTCTTGTTTCTCTTTAGCCTCCACACAACTAACACTCTCGTGTTGAACGAGGGTGAACCTGGGCTAATGGGTGATTTGGAAAGGTGGGTTGGGGAGACATTCGCTAGGCCCGATTATAAGCATGACTTGATAGACAGAAATGCCGCAGCGCACATAGCGGCTAGCATAACGGGGAACTCCTTGGTACTCCCCGTTGAGGATGGAAGACTCGTACTGGGGGCGTGGCAGAGGATACTTCACCTAGAGCTAGATGGGCCTAGAACGAGGACGCTGCTCGTGAAAGTGATTGGAAAGGAAGGTTAA